Proteins encoded in a region of the Candidatus Babeliales bacterium genome:
- a CDS encoding glycosyltransferase, with amino-acid sequence VIYHGNNPSHFFPIQDKEDVKAFRKSYFNGKADDRFLIVNINRNQPRKDIARSLMILKELWDRGRRPLLYLHMQYEDSGGNIFTIANQLGLGKEYEFFLPSPKIFNANQGMPIDDVNRIYNAADLVLSTTLGEGWGLSMTEAMATKTPVVAPDNTSFTEMGAMNRVKLIPSGADPSMWIVKEGDNERVRPLMDVKAAADAIELIMDGKEKPNVEAAFQWVSNLTWSNICKQWVAVVDEAAMAAAKENFELSQKRGPGGEFMNRAQRRKLERKKK; translated from the coding sequence AGTTATCTATCATGGTAACAATCCGAGCCACTTCTTCCCGATCCAAGACAAGGAAGATGTGAAGGCATTCCGCAAATCATACTTCAATGGCAAAGCAGATGATCGATTCTTGATCGTGAACATCAATCGCAATCAGCCTCGCAAGGACATAGCCAGAAGCCTCATGATACTCAAGGAGCTGTGGGATCGTGGCCGAAGACCATTGCTCTACCTGCACATGCAATATGAAGACTCAGGTGGCAACATCTTCACGATCGCCAATCAGCTCGGTCTCGGCAAGGAGTATGAATTCTTCCTGCCAAGTCCGAAGATCTTCAATGCCAATCAGGGCATGCCGATCGATGATGTGAATCGAATATACAATGCAGCGGATCTCGTGCTGTCCACTACCCTCGGTGAAGGGTGGGGATTGTCCATGACCGAAGCAATGGCCACAAAGACTCCTGTGGTCGCTCCAGACAATACGAGCTTCACTGAGATGGGTGCAATGAATCGTGTCAAGCTGATCCCGAGCGGTGCAGATCCTAGCATGTGGATCGTGAAGGAAGGTGACAATGAGCGTGTCCGACCACTCATGGATGTGAAGGCTGCAGCAGATGCAATCGAGCTGATCATGGATGGCAAAGAGAAGCCGAATGTCGAGGCTGCATTCCAGTGGGTCAGCAATCTCACCTGGTCCAATATCTGCAAGCAGTGGGTCGCTGTGGTAGATGAGGCTGCAATGGCTGCAGCAAAAGAGAATTTTGAATTGTCTCAGAAGCGTGGTCCTGGTGGCGAGTTTATGAATCGAGCTCAAAGGCGGAAGCTCGAGAGGAAGAAGAAGTAG